The Pseudomonadota bacterium genome has a segment encoding these proteins:
- a CDS encoding aminotransferase class I/II-fold pyridoxal phosphate-dependent enzyme, which translates to MTSLSQAQPPLSDYFSKRTPSAIRVATIRFAERRDGTEAINVAIGNVSLPMHPAMMSRMQNLGGAESPFREGVVRYTATVGTDEATAAFLNIIASSGFDVSGLHCQVTDGGSQAMELVIVGCCGAAGSGERPLMLIDPAYTNYGSFAERVGRSTVSIRRTLQDDGRFTLPALSEIDAAMAASKPGALVVIPYDNPTGHAYDQSALEDLARLCVKHDIWMVSDEAYRELHYTGSRTASIWAVTDERVPGIVGRRISIESASKVWNACGLRIGALVTDNRHFHTQAVAENTAGLCSSAIGQHIFGALGHVSHDDLRGWYGRQRDYYKSMLDSFTASVHEHLPGAVVSRPDAALYSIVDVRALVDGRFDALDFVMFCATEGAVDVDGKRLTLLTAPMSGFYETAAGEPNPGRTQMRVAYVETPERMALVPRLLAALFRQYISARNFL; encoded by the coding sequence ATGACCTCCCTGTCCCAGGCCCAGCCTCCCTTGTCAGACTACTTCTCGAAGCGCACGCCCTCGGCCATTCGCGTGGCCACCATTCGCTTCGCCGAGCGACGCGATGGCACGGAGGCCATCAACGTGGCCATCGGAAACGTCTCGCTGCCGATGCACCCCGCGATGATGTCGCGCATGCAGAACCTCGGCGGCGCGGAGAGCCCGTTCCGGGAAGGCGTGGTGCGCTACACCGCCACGGTGGGCACAGACGAGGCCACGGCCGCGTTCTTGAACATCATCGCCAGCAGCGGATTCGACGTCTCGGGGCTCCACTGCCAGGTCACCGACGGTGGCAGCCAGGCCATGGAACTGGTCATCGTGGGCTGCTGCGGCGCCGCCGGCAGCGGAGAGCGCCCGCTCATGCTCATCGATCCCGCCTATACGAACTACGGGTCGTTCGCGGAGCGGGTGGGGCGTTCAACCGTGAGCATCCGGCGAACCCTGCAGGACGACGGTCGCTTCACCCTTCCCGCCCTGAGCGAGATCGATGCCGCCATGGCGGCGTCGAAGCCGGGCGCTCTCGTCGTCATTCCCTACGACAATCCCACCGGTCATGCCTACGACCAGAGCGCGCTCGAAGATCTCGCCCGCCTGTGCGTGAAGCACGACATCTGGATGGTCAGCGACGAGGCCTACCGCGAGCTGCACTACACCGGCAGCCGCACCGCCAGCATATGGGCCGTGACCGACGAACGGGTCCCTGGCATCGTGGGCCGGCGCATCAGCATCGAGAGCGCGTCAAAGGTGTGGAACGCGTGCGGCCTGCGCATCGGCGCCCTCGTCACCGACAACCGCCACTTCCACACCCAGGCGGTCGCCGAGAACACGGCGGGGCTCTGCTCCAGCGCCATTGGCCAGCACATCTTCGGCGCCCTGGGACACGTGTCGCACGACGATCTGCGCGGCTGGTACGGCCGCCAGCGAGACTACTACAAGTCGATGCTCGACAGCTTCACGGCAAGCGTTCACGAGCACCTGCCAGGCGCCGTGGTGAGCCGACCAGATGCCGCCCTCTACTCCATCGTCGATGTGCGCGCCCTCGTCGACGGGCGGTTCGATGCCCTCGACTTCGTGATGTTCTGTGCCACCGAAGGAGCCGTCGATGTCGACGGCAAGCGCCTCACGCTTCTCACCGCCCCCATGTCGGGCTTCTACGAGACCGCCGCGGGCGAGCCCAACCCAGGCCGGACCCAGATGCGCGTGGCGTACGTCGAAACCCCGGAGCGCATGGCGCTGGTTCCCCGCCTGCTTGCCGCACTGTTCCGGCAGTACATCTCGGCGCGCAATTTTCTCTGA
- a CDS encoding FAD-binding oxidoreductase, which produces MGRDRRREEVARALSREMRGEVRFDHVTRVLYSTDASIYEIEPVGVVFPHDGADVHAAVAACAREGVAVLARGGGTSLAGQATGHAVHLDLSRHCGRILEIDVEGRQARVQPGVVLDQLNARLAVHGLMFGPDVAPSNRATIGGMIGNNACGTRSVVHGRTVDHVRSLRVVLSDGQRVTLSTDPCAVPSRIIDEVNRIRVEEAHEIRERFPPIMRRVSGYNLDALLVDAPNLAHLVVGSEGTLGVVEEATIALVDRPRANGLLLVHCRDLDEALEANLVALTHHPSASELLERMLLEMARASSEYARHLWFLDEAPHEVIVVEMCGDTLAQVSGRLGALEAELRRRHLGFAWRAALDPARVRDVWKVRKAGLPLLMSRPGKRKPLAFVEDTAVSPERLPEFVRRFREIVAAHGTEASFYAHASVGCMHIRPLLDLREAGDVRAMREMSEAVFALVREFGGCMSGEHGDGLARSAYNERQFGARLYAAFRRLKAAFDPAGLMNPGKVVDAAPMTESLRYRGDYPAYLPETVLDFDSRGGLAHVVEQCNGSGVCRKVGEGTMCPSFMATADECDSPRGRANALRGVISGRLPPDFLESDEMRDLMDLCVGCKACRSECPSRVDVAALKFEVAARRHERHGAPLRARLFAQASTLGLLGTLAPGLSNALTREPAVRWLLERVVGIDRRRPLPRFAAKRFTREVREVCPETLLTADAVPVDVVETRGASAAGATTEPRVRRKAVLFPDTFVEYHAPEVGLAALRVMQATGIDVRVSGPACCGRPMISQGLARQAWEQARIVSETVNLLDRHGFDVVMCEPSCVTAIRDDYSLLLPGDTLGDLPDKVLLLEEWLLRLHQAGGLPPDMFAPMPARVLVHGHCQQKALNAFEATLSALRLVPGLEIATVDSGCCGLAGAFGYETEHYELSMAMGQRALLPAVRAFVDDRDPRPRYVVATGTSCRQQIAHGAGVRALHPAQILARALRPPK; this is translated from the coding sequence ATGGGCCGAGATCGAAGACGCGAAGAGGTGGCGCGCGCGCTCTCCCGAGAGATGCGAGGCGAGGTGCGCTTTGATCACGTGACGCGCGTTCTCTACAGCACTGACGCGAGCATCTACGAGATCGAGCCGGTGGGGGTGGTCTTCCCCCACGACGGCGCAGATGTCCACGCCGCGGTGGCCGCGTGCGCGCGCGAGGGGGTGGCCGTGCTGGCCCGCGGGGGCGGCACCAGCCTGGCCGGTCAGGCCACGGGGCACGCGGTGCACCTCGATCTCTCGCGTCACTGCGGGCGCATCCTTGAGATCGACGTCGAGGGGCGACAGGCGCGGGTGCAGCCGGGGGTGGTGCTCGATCAGCTGAACGCCCGCCTCGCGGTGCACGGGCTGATGTTCGGCCCGGACGTGGCCCCCTCGAACCGCGCCACCATCGGCGGCATGATCGGCAACAACGCGTGCGGCACCCGCTCGGTGGTGCATGGCCGCACCGTCGACCACGTGCGGTCGCTTCGCGTGGTGCTCAGCGACGGGCAGCGCGTCACGCTCTCCACCGATCCCTGCGCTGTACCTTCGCGCATCATCGACGAGGTGAACCGCATCCGCGTCGAGGAGGCGCATGAGATCCGCGAGCGCTTCCCGCCCATCATGCGGCGTGTCAGCGGGTACAACCTCGATGCCCTGCTGGTCGACGCGCCCAACCTGGCCCATCTGGTGGTGGGGTCGGAAGGAACGCTTGGCGTGGTCGAGGAGGCCACCATCGCCCTCGTTGACCGCCCCCGCGCCAATGGGCTGCTGCTCGTGCACTGCCGCGATCTCGACGAGGCGCTCGAAGCCAACCTTGTGGCGCTGACCCATCACCCCAGCGCCTCAGAGCTGCTCGAGCGCATGCTGCTCGAGATGGCGCGCGCTTCGAGCGAGTACGCTCGTCATCTATGGTTCCTCGACGAGGCGCCCCACGAGGTCATCGTGGTGGAGATGTGTGGCGACACCCTCGCCCAGGTGAGCGGGCGACTCGGGGCACTCGAGGCGGAGCTCCGGCGCAGGCATCTCGGCTTCGCGTGGCGCGCGGCCCTCGATCCGGCGCGCGTGCGGGACGTGTGGAAGGTGCGCAAGGCGGGCCTGCCCCTGCTCATGTCCCGGCCCGGGAAGCGCAAGCCGCTGGCCTTCGTGGAAGACACGGCCGTGTCTCCGGAGCGGCTGCCCGAGTTCGTGCGCCGCTTCCGCGAGATCGTGGCCGCGCACGGCACCGAGGCGTCGTTCTATGCCCACGCCAGCGTGGGGTGCATGCACATCCGACCGCTGCTCGATCTGCGCGAGGCGGGCGATGTGCGCGCCATGCGCGAGATGTCGGAAGCGGTGTTTGCCCTCGTGCGTGAGTTCGGGGGCTGCATGAGCGGTGAGCACGGCGACGGCCTGGCGCGCAGCGCCTACAATGAGCGGCAGTTCGGCGCGCGCCTCTACGCCGCGTTCCGCCGACTCAAGGCGGCATTCGACCCGGCGGGGCTCATGAACCCGGGCAAGGTGGTCGACGCCGCGCCCATGACCGAGAGCCTGCGCTATCGCGGCGACTACCCGGCCTATCTGCCCGAGACCGTGCTCGACTTCGATTCGCGGGGCGGCCTCGCGCACGTGGTCGAGCAGTGCAACGGGTCAGGGGTCTGTCGAAAGGTCGGAGAGGGCACCATGTGCCCCTCGTTCATGGCCACGGCCGACGAATGCGACTCGCCTCGGGGGCGCGCCAACGCCCTGCGGGGGGTGATCAGCGGGCGCTTGCCCCCCGACTTCCTCGAGAGCGACGAGATGCGCGATCTCATGGACCTCTGCGTGGGCTGCAAGGCGTGCCGCTCGGAATGCCCATCGCGGGTTGATGTCGCCGCGCTCAAGTTCGAGGTGGCCGCTCGCCGCCACGAGCGTCACGGTGCGCCGCTTCGCGCCCGTCTCTTCGCCCAGGCGTCCACGCTGGGGCTGCTGGGGACCCTGGCCCCCGGTCTGAGCAATGCCCTCACGAGAGAGCCGGCCGTGCGCTGGCTGCTCGAGCGCGTCGTGGGAATCGATCGCCGCCGCCCGCTGCCACGCTTTGCCGCGAAGCGCTTCACGCGAGAGGTGAGAGAGGTCTGCCCGGAGACCCTTCTCACCGCGGACGCGGTTCCCGTTGATGTGGTGGAGACGCGTGGCGCTTCAGCGGCGGGCGCAACGACCGAGCCTCGCGTGCGTCGCAAGGCCGTGCTCTTCCCGGACACCTTCGTGGAATACCACGCGCCGGAGGTGGGATTGGCCGCGCTGCGGGTGATGCAGGCGACAGGCATCGACGTGCGGGTCTCGGGGCCGGCCTGCTGCGGGCGCCCCATGATCTCGCAGGGCCTCGCGCGGCAGGCCTGGGAGCAGGCGCGCATCGTCTCTGAGACCGTGAACCTGCTCGATCGACACGGGTTCGATGTGGTCATGTGCGAGCCTTCGTGTGTCACGGCCATCCGAGACGACTACAGCCTGCTGCTGCCGGGGGACACCCTGGGCGACCTTCCCGACAAGGTGCTGCTGCTCGAGGAGTGGCTGCTGCGCCTTCATCAGGCGGGGGGGCTGCCGCCCGACATGTTCGCCCCCATGCCGGCGCGGGTGCTCGTTCACGGCCATTGCCAGCAGAAGGCCCTGAATGCGTTCGAGGCCACCCTTTCAGCGCTGCGCCTGGTTCCGGGACTCGAGATCGCAACCGTCGACAGCGGGTGCTGCGGATTGGCCGGCGCGTTCGGCTACGAGACCGAGCACTACGAGCTCTCGATGGCCATGGGCCAGCGGGCGCTTCTGCCGGCCGTGCGTGCCTTTGTCGACGACCGCGACCCTCGGCCGCGCTACGTGGTGGCCACGGGCACCTCTTGCCGTCAGCAGATCGCGCATGGCGCGGGGGTGCGGGCGCTGCATCCGGCCCAGATCCTGGCACGCGCGCTGCGGCCTCCGAAGTAG
- a CDS encoding HD domain-containing protein produces MEVKELTVEGRNDLLRFISSIPIFYSLSQETLTKILATIHVVVASPNETIFTEGDPGDSFYMIKEGHVKVVRMDGDAELVMAVLDQGEGFGEMALLAGQPRSATVKALDECILVRVMAMDFKRLTLENQELLVQMNRLMAQRVSLLEGDTGHQEETKRKFKAAPRFEMDPTVLDLLLRLNEAAGGKGQVEHCKETAMLAREMAKILCPMVSDDVFYAGYLHEIGKVALPTQLVLRQRKGEPLTADEEIEFNNIWKHAIRILKPDRNLYESVRFLEFLARPTFEEMPLEAQIIQVAHEYLEFTSPHYRGLNEEAATVKMRSDSGKRYNPRVVAALEKIVEKFKNLKVEKQIKFIRQMNIALDVKDNYTLRHSYHVRVMALKIGERMDLDRRSMDLLHMACDMHDVGKIFVPAEILNAPRKLTPEEFEVMKRHPVFSAEFFEDIPGMKTLQAIIKHHHERFDGRGYPDGLKGDEIPLLSRVEVVADVWSALTTPRVYRVGSDGRQKAYTTEEAHDIMSRMQPGHFDPEIFRIFEDIVHDQSALAGAAWHEVATVDVDSPAY; encoded by the coding sequence ATGGAAGTCAAGGAGCTGACGGTGGAAGGGAGAAACGACCTCCTTCGTTTCATCTCGTCCATCCCGATCTTCTACTCGCTCTCGCAAGAGACGCTGACGAAGATCCTGGCCACCATTCACGTGGTCGTCGCCTCGCCGAACGAGACCATCTTCACCGAGGGCGACCCGGGCGACAGCTTCTACATGATCAAAGAGGGCCACGTGAAGGTGGTCCGCATGGATGGCGACGCCGAGCTCGTCATGGCCGTGCTCGACCAGGGCGAGGGCTTCGGCGAGATGGCCCTGCTCGCGGGGCAGCCGCGATCGGCTACCGTGAAGGCGCTCGACGAGTGCATCCTGGTGCGCGTGATGGCCATGGACTTCAAGCGCCTGACGCTCGAGAACCAAGAGCTGCTGGTGCAGATGAACCGCCTCATGGCGCAGCGCGTCTCGCTGCTCGAAGGCGATACCGGACATCAAGAAGAGACGAAGCGCAAGTTCAAGGCAGCCCCGCGCTTCGAGATGGACCCCACCGTCCTCGACCTGCTGCTGCGCCTCAACGAAGCCGCAGGCGGCAAGGGCCAGGTCGAGCACTGCAAGGAGACGGCCATGCTCGCCCGCGAGATGGCCAAGATCCTGTGCCCGATGGTGAGCGACGACGTCTTCTACGCCGGCTACCTCCACGAGATCGGTAAGGTGGCCCTGCCCACGCAGCTCGTGCTGCGCCAGCGAAAGGGAGAGCCGCTCACGGCCGACGAGGAGATCGAGTTCAACAACATCTGGAAGCACGCCATCCGCATCCTCAAGCCGGATCGAAACCTCTACGAATCGGTGCGCTTCCTCGAGTTCCTGGCGCGCCCCACGTTCGAGGAGATGCCCCTCGAGGCACAGATCATCCAGGTGGCCCACGAATACCTCGAGTTCACCTCGCCGCACTATCGCGGCCTCAACGAGGAAGCGGCCACGGTGAAGATGCGAAGCGACTCCGGCAAGCGCTACAACCCGCGCGTGGTGGCCGCGCTCGAGAAGATCGTCGAGAAGTTCAAGAACCTCAAGGTCGAGAAGCAGATCAAGTTCATCCGGCAGATGAACATCGCGCTCGACGTGAAAGACAACTACACGCTTCGCCACTCGTACCACGTGCGCGTCATGGCGCTCAAGATCGGCGAGCGCATGGACCTCGACCGCCGCAGCATGGACCTGCTGCACATGGCTTGCGACATGCACGACGTGGGCAAGATCTTCGTGCCCGCCGAGATCCTCAATGCCCCCCGCAAGCTGACCCCGGAAGAGTTCGAGGTGATGAAGCGCCATCCGGTGTTCTCCGCCGAGTTCTTCGAGGACATCCCGGGCATGAAGACCCTGCAGGCCATCATCAAGCACCATCATGAGCGCTTCGACGGCCGCGGCTACCCGGACGGCCTGAAGGGCGACGAGATCCCCCTGCTGTCTCGCGTCGAGGTGGTGGCAGACGTCTGGAGCGCCCTCACCACGCCACGCGTGTACCGCGTCGGTTCCGATGGTCGCCAGAAGGCCTACACCACAGAAGAAGCCCACGACATCATGTCTCGCATGCAGCCCGGCCACTTCGATCCGGAGATCTTCCGCATCTTCGAGGACATCGTGCACGATCAGAGCGCCCTGGCCGGCGCCGCATGGCACGAGGTCGCCACGGTCGACGTCGACTCTCCGGCGTACTGA